The Halobellus sp. MBLA0158 genome has a window encoding:
- a CDS encoding tRNA-dihydrouridine synthase, which yields MTPLFEPRVALASLSGEADAEWARAGSDHAGAAFLGGVALDGATRAAAREMVDRDREEFLPADPIAFVEAQLDALADAPIRPGVNVRSATLGPIREVARACADRGAIVEINAHCRQAEMCEAGCGESLLRDADRLCEQVAAAADADAPVSVKVRAEVDGVALPAVARAVADAGADAIHVDAMDSEAVVADVAAAAPALFLIANNEVRDRRSVREYLDYGADAVSVGRPSTDARVRRRVRRAVDEWFAEAVGG from the coding sequence ATGACGCCGCTCTTCGAGCCCCGCGTCGCGCTCGCAAGCCTCAGCGGCGAGGCCGACGCCGAGTGGGCCCGCGCGGGCAGCGACCACGCCGGCGCGGCCTTCCTCGGCGGCGTCGCCCTCGACGGGGCCACGCGAGCGGCCGCCCGGGAGATGGTCGACAGGGACCGCGAGGAGTTCCTGCCCGCGGATCCGATCGCGTTCGTCGAGGCCCAGCTCGACGCGCTCGCGGACGCCCCGATCAGGCCGGGCGTGAACGTCCGGAGCGCGACGCTCGGGCCGATCAGGGAGGTCGCTCGGGCCTGTGCCGACCGCGGCGCGATCGTCGAGATCAACGCCCACTGCCGACAGGCCGAGATGTGCGAAGCCGGCTGCGGCGAGTCGCTCCTCCGCGACGCCGACCGTCTCTGCGAGCAGGTCGCCGCCGCGGCCGACGCGGACGCGCCAGTGAGCGTGAAGGTCCGCGCGGAAGTCGACGGCGTGGCTCTCCCGGCGGTCGCTCGGGCGGTGGCGGACGCCGGCGCGGACGCGATCCACGTCGACGCGATGGACAGCGAGGCCGTCGTCGCCGACGTCGCGGCGGCCGCGCCGGCGCTGTTCCTGATCGCCAACAACGAGGTCAGAGATCGGCGGAGCGTCCGCGAGTACCTCGACTACGGCGCCGACGCCGTGAGCGTCGGCCGCCCGAGCACCGACGCGCGGGTCCGGCGGCGCGTCCGCCGCGCCGTCGACGAGTGGTTCGCGGAGGCGGTCGGCGGATGA
- a CDS encoding triphosphoribosyl-dephospho-CoA synthase, which produces MNPPNSGAGERSPAENAQLALLLDVAAAPKPGNVDRDHDHADLRVEHFLAGAVGAAPGLRRAAAGAPVGLAFERAVAGMARRAGTNTQFGSLLLLVPLVRAAADGGAEDHSLSPDGAADVVAATTVADAADFYRAFEHVEVAVDDPPPGMDALDVRRGADAIPVVRERELTLAEILARSEGDGNAREWATGFERTFETARAIADGDGPLPGRISRAFVDRLARTEDTLVQTVHGPDVAAAVRERAAEARGDPDAVAELDADLVDAGINPGTTADLVTAATFVALERGVEV; this is translated from the coding sequence ATGAATCCGCCGAACTCCGGCGCCGGAGAGCGTTCTCCGGCCGAAAACGCTCAGCTCGCGCTGCTGCTGGACGTCGCGGCGGCCCCCAAGCCGGGCAACGTCGACCGCGACCACGACCACGCCGACCTCCGGGTCGAGCACTTCCTGGCGGGCGCGGTCGGCGCCGCTCCCGGCCTCCGGCGGGCCGCCGCGGGGGCGCCCGTCGGGCTGGCATTCGAGCGCGCGGTCGCCGGAATGGCCCGCCGAGCCGGCACCAACACGCAGTTCGGATCGCTGCTCCTGCTCGTGCCGCTCGTCCGCGCGGCGGCCGACGGTGGCGCCGAAGACCACTCGCTCTCTCCCGACGGCGCCGCGGACGTCGTCGCCGCCACGACCGTTGCCGACGCGGCGGACTTCTACCGCGCGTTCGAGCACGTCGAGGTCGCGGTCGACGACCCGCCGCCGGGGATGGACGCCCTCGACGTCCGCCGCGGCGCAGACGCGATCCCGGTCGTCCGAGAACGCGAACTGACGCTCGCGGAGATCCTGGCCCGGAGCGAGGGCGACGGCAACGCCCGCGAGTGGGCGACCGGCTTCGAGCGGACGTTCGAGACCGCCCGAGCGATCGCGGACGGCGACGGACCGCTTCCGGGCCGGATCTCGCGCGCCTTCGTCGACCGCCTGGCGCGCACCGAGGACACGCTGGTGCAGACGGTCCACGGCCCCGACGTCGCGGCCGCGGTCCGGGAGCGCGCGGCGGAGGCGCGCGGCGACCCCGACGCAGTCGCCGAACTCGACGCCGACCTCGTCGACGCCGGCATCAACCCCGGGACGACCGCCGATCTGGTGACCGCGGCGACGTTCGTGGCGCTCGAACGGGGGGTCGAGGTGTGA
- a CDS encoding HD domain-containing protein, translated as MHAIKDSVHDYISLGPVARDLLDTSLLQRLRHIKQLSTVRLVYPSANHTRFEHSLGVYHLASRALDHLGIGGDRARHVRAAALCHDVGHGPYGHQTEEVIRRRTGAHHDEIGPILRGTEAAAVLRGHDLDPERVASLVRGEGELGQLVSGELDVDRMDYLVRDAHHTGVPYGTIDVGRLVRELRYRDGRLVLAEGNVQTAESLLLARALMNGTVYRHHVSRIAGAMLERASERLLDAEGLGPPAEGGPGVDVATFRRMADHDLLVALRETTPDLARRIEHRDLYKRARWDSLGSVPADVVELDRAEIRADAAEIAERAGVDRDEVLLDVPARPRFKESRTRVVVDGVVQQLTDASELVGALRAAERAQWRLGVYAPAESVDAVGAAAASVLGLAE; from the coding sequence ATGCACGCGATCAAGGACAGCGTCCACGACTACATCTCTCTCGGCCCCGTCGCGCGGGACCTCCTCGACACGTCGCTCCTCCAGCGCCTCCGCCACATCAAGCAGCTCTCGACCGTCCGGCTGGTCTACCCCTCGGCGAACCACACGCGCTTCGAGCACTCGCTGGGCGTCTATCACCTGGCCTCGCGCGCGCTCGACCACCTCGGCATCGGCGGCGACCGCGCCCGCCACGTCCGGGCCGCCGCGCTCTGCCACGACGTCGGCCACGGCCCCTACGGCCACCAGACCGAGGAGGTCATCCGCCGCCGGACGGGCGCCCACCACGACGAGATCGGGCCCATCCTTCGGGGCACCGAGGCGGCCGCCGTCCTCCGCGGCCACGACCTCGACCCCGAGCGCGTGGCGTCGCTCGTCCGCGGCGAGGGCGAACTCGGCCAGCTCGTCTCGGGCGAACTGGACGTCGACCGGATGGACTACCTCGTCCGCGACGCCCACCACACGGGCGTCCCCTACGGCACGATCGACGTCGGACGGCTCGTGCGCGAACTCCGCTACCGCGACGGTCGGCTGGTCCTCGCGGAGGGCAACGTCCAGACCGCCGAGTCGCTCCTGCTGGCGCGCGCGCTGATGAACGGGACGGTCTACCGCCACCACGTCTCCCGCATCGCCGGCGCGATGCTCGAACGCGCCTCCGAGCGGCTGCTCGACGCCGAGGGGTTGGGGCCGCCCGCGGAGGGCGGGCCGGGCGTCGACGTCGCGACGTTCCGCCGGATGGCCGACCACGACCTCCTCGTCGCGCTCCGCGAGACGACCCCGGACCTCGCCCGCCGGATCGAGCACCGCGACCTCTACAAGCGCGCGCGGTGGGACTCGCTCGGGAGCGTCCCCGCCGACGTCGTCGAGCTGGACCGTGCCGAGATCCGCGCGGACGCGGCCGAGATCGCCGAACGCGCCGGCGTCGACCGCGACGAGGTGCTGCTCGACGTCCCCGCGCGACCGCGGTTCAAGGAGTCGCGCACCCGCGTCGTCGTCGACGGCGTGGTCCAGCAGCTCACCGACGCGTCCGAGCTCGTGGGCGCGCTCCGGGCGGCCGAACGCGCGCAGTGGCGGCTCGGCGTCTACGCGCCCGCGGAGTCGGTCGACGCGGTCGGCGCGGCGGCCGCGTCGGTGCTCGGGCTCGCCGAGTGA
- the cofD gene encoding 2-phospho-L-lactate transferase, translating into MVTFLAGGTGTPKLLDGADAAFDLAEATVIANTGDDVELGGLLVCPDVDTVLFYGGGVLDTETWWGIAGDTTATHEELHRLADAAGLDGGPRYLPDDAQTAGRDIARWRRFSGVAEFMEIGDRDRAVHVTRTSLLDEGRSLTEVTRTLADAFDLTVDLLPMSDNPVATIVHTPEGEMHFQEYWVHRRADPEVRDVEFRGAAAATPTPAVREALSDPVVIGPSNPVTSIGPMLAMDGVAAALESTPVVAVSPFVGREVFSGPAAELMAGVGRDPSTAGVAAAYPFADAFVLDDADGTDLDRPTVRTDTRIDGSDDAARVARAVESAFRKIGAEVR; encoded by the coding sequence ATGGTCACGTTCCTCGCCGGCGGGACCGGCACGCCGAAGCTCCTCGACGGCGCGGACGCGGCGTTCGACCTCGCCGAGGCGACCGTGATCGCGAACACCGGCGACGACGTCGAACTCGGCGGCCTCCTCGTCTGCCCGGACGTCGATACCGTCCTCTTCTACGGCGGCGGCGTCCTCGACACCGAGACGTGGTGGGGGATCGCAGGCGACACGACCGCGACCCACGAGGAACTCCACCGGCTCGCGGACGCCGCGGGCCTCGACGGCGGCCCGCGGTACCTCCCGGACGACGCCCAGACCGCGGGGCGGGACATCGCCCGCTGGCGGCGCTTCTCCGGCGTCGCGGAGTTCATGGAGATCGGCGACCGCGACCGCGCGGTCCACGTCACGCGGACCTCGCTGCTCGACGAGGGCCGCTCGCTGACCGAGGTCACCCGCACCCTCGCGGACGCCTTCGATCTGACGGTCGATCTGCTCCCGATGAGCGACAACCCGGTCGCGACGATCGTCCACACGCCGGAGGGCGAGATGCACTTCCAGGAGTACTGGGTCCACAGACGGGCCGACCCCGAGGTCCGGGACGTCGAGTTCCGCGGGGCCGCAGCGGCGACGCCGACGCCCGCGGTCCGCGAGGCGCTGTCGGATCCGGTCGTGATCGGCCCCTCGAACCCCGTGACGAGCATCGGCCCGATGCTCGCGATGGACGGCGTCGCGGCGGCGCTCGAATCGACGCCCGTGGTCGCCGTCTCGCCGTTCGTCGGTCGCGAGGTGTTCTCGGGCCCCGCGGCGGAGCTGATGGCCGGCGTCGGCCGCGACCCCTCGACCGCGGGCGTCGCCGCCGCGTACCCCTTCGCCGACGCGTTCGTCCTCGACGACGCCGACGGGACGGACCTGGATCGTCCGACCGTTCGGACCGACACGCGGATCGACGGGTCCGACGACGCGGCGCGCGTCGCGAGAGCGGTCGAATCGGCGTTCCGTAAGATCGGCGCGGAGGTCCGATGA